A window of the Henckelia pumila isolate YLH828 chromosome 3, ASM3356847v2, whole genome shotgun sequence genome harbors these coding sequences:
- the LOC140892925 gene encoding serine/threonine-protein kinase ATR isoform X1: MANLSSLVHELRERIAASSSATSTTQNDDVLESRFRAVLPNLLHAYVVPSASAKEREVIAVLKLLAHTAKNFPGVFYHGKAGAVLPVIGRIIPFFAEPAFLSRHGTIFETVGSLLSLLRTGDRDAFRQFFMDTMLLAEDLAYVASVCNNTNSSKAKKVSVTSFCESVAAISNETALLSDIPTCNRPVNGYGISLDLTGQERFLPFATSVIKLLYKSLTEGTLNVEGLVDVPCVLAVCKLLCYGDDDLHMACFDFARLVGAGRNREIIPTEIFIQSMTIILNEDLEGVSVFRSAVYDSSLGGCLHALHSGSPDEIVRSTAADIVRIYSESLLKTGSLELKVIVDSVILWLYAALCSAYVRIAKMCPPQIWKPECLIYVLCSSEPMFQLIDCFKVAVSRLSPHLVGRIITDDRDISLLAFRDTANEISTVGGKRHTQGTDTSVTKRQKREDKFTDSGNKREEARNLCGFSGIREKEYADFLFNSLNLLVEFLKPPGENSNSMRTETALTAISILCVVFSEHPHTDLSICIFRQMCKWIFWMFEQLQQAKPGHPFTMDISIFLEAVDSLLLMQGSLSEENKNELFESTGDIGTLLRPVLKLSWNHSSSTIDYCPPWKAKCLSIRILSKIGSIAHSGVDLDVLDLGLRDEAEEVRIKAIIYMPLILRCCDVNFLMHMFNKLEILEKEKNDQVKKIIPLFLGHLACLYGCYEEASLGDSRYKLYLMNDLEKQESKLDNHFQGFWCSKCDGTIAFNHRSCSKVPWPNVQNTKFLLNCDYTHLQSLFFDLLYDESSEEVQVACVRMIQRILLHGPVDILLKTKTKWLQCLDFLLLHRNKIVRETFCSQIGFFLEDSVLNCLFISGGSANISREQVFMDKIKHAFAAAEDPLVLETLIETGATIMQAVDIHSQLFLFTLVLLIDQLGNPYVTVRLTASKLINRSCYVHHSGGLEQLISKVVHVRNELYYFLSMKLAYQSKLVEEFSAAVLGVETEEFVKRMIPIVLPRLVVLQHNNDQAVSTLCELAKYSNTDMVQLIVNWLPKVLAFALHQADGKELKSALQFYHEYTGSDNKEIFAAALPALLDELICFTDVDELEEISERLARVPRMIKDVAEILTGSEDLSGFLRNHYVGLLNSIDRKMLHAEDISLQKQAIRRIEMLIKLMGSHLSTYVPKIMVLLMHAINKDWLQGEGLSVLHFFIKQLALLSPSSIKHVISQVFAALVPFLERETENSFSHLHKIVEILEELVLQNKVILKQNIHEFPPVPDIPVLIKVNKMIQEACGLKTLKDQLRDVVDGLNHDNLNVRYMVASKLRKLLDLNREEFITLLTKEGDLMMDLVSSLITSLLKGCAEESRTSVGQRLKLICADCLGALGAVDPAKVKGFAITRFKIACADDDLIFELIHKHLARAFRAAPDTIVQDSAALAIQELLKLAGCQASLDDNISEQRKDKQPRKVGKSSTKDTNDCTEMVGRGQRLWDRFSDYVKEIIAPCLTSRFQLPNVSDSAASGPIYRPSMSFRRWIYFWIKKLTVHATGSRFTIFNACRGIVRHDMQIAMYLLPYLVLNAVCDGTEEARRGVTEEILSVLDAAASDNGTISVHGSNSGQSEVCIQAVFTLLDNLGQWVDDVEQELALSQPVQLSISKELAVKSKDRNTSLPKESQQAFVQCKHVSELLDAIPKVYLAKASVRCQAYARSLLYFESYVREKSGAFNPASERSGVFDDEDISYLMEIYSGLDEPDGLSGLASLRKSKSLQDHLLINKKAGNWAEALTSCEQALQMEPTSVQRHSDVLNCLLNMCHLQAMVTHVDGLLSRVPLYKKTWCTQGVQAAWRLGRWDLMDEYLSGADEEGLLCSSSESNALFDLDVAKILNAMMKKDQFSVAEKIALSKQALIAPLAAAGMDSYARAYPFVVKLHLLRELEDFNSLLNGQSFLSRRFHLGEPEFSRVLENWESRLKLTQPSLWTREPLLAFRRLVFCASGLDSQVGNCWIQYAKLCRSAGHYEVANRAILEAKAAGASNFNIEKAKLLWINKRADGAIAELQQSLLNMPVEVVGSAAISSITSLSVVPLNPPPLLVDTQSMNKNEDVAKTLLLYSRWIHYTGQKQKEDVISLYSRVKELQPKWEKGYFYMAKYCDEVLVDARKRQEDHSEQSPRVRQSISAVVSSTNVSTERRWWTYLPDVLLFYAKGLHRGHKNLFQALPRLLTLWFDFGSFYHRNNLSSNKDLANVHGKVMSIMRGCLKDLPTYQWLTVLPQLVSRICHQNEETVRLVKHIITSVLRRYPQQALWTIAAVTKSTVSSRREAAAEIIQAARRGPNQGGSNSMFVQFATLVDHLIKLCFHPGQAKARTINILTEFSALKRLMPVDIIMPTQESLTVNLPPCDTNLTDSGTSDIFSHSDLPTISGIADEAEILSSLQRPKKIILMGSDGIERPFLCKPKDDLRKDARMMEFNAMINRLLCKCPESRRRKLYIRTFAVIPLTEDCGMVEWVPYTRGLRHILQDIYISCGKFDRQKTNPQIKRVYDQFQSKMREDEMLKTKVLPMFPPVFHKWFRNTFSEPAAWFRARIAYAHTAAVWSMVGHIVGLGDRHGENILFDSTTGDCVHVDFSCLFDKGLQLEKPELVPFRLTQNMIDGLGITGYEGIYLRVCEITLSTLRSHKETLMSVLETFIHDPLVEWTKTHKSSGVEVQNPHAQRAINNIEARLQGVVVGVGAAPSLPLAVEGQARRLIAEAVSLKNLGKMYIWWMPWF, translated from the exons GCATGTTTTGACTTTGCACGCCTTGTTGGAGCAGGAAGAAATAGGGAGATTATTCCCACAGAAATCTTCATACAGTCGATGACAATTATATTGAATGAAGATCTTGAAGGAGTTTCAGTTTTCAG AAGTGCAGTTTATGATTCTTCTCTGGGTGGATGTCTTCATGCATTGCACTCTGGTTCTCCTGATGAAATTGTAAGGTCAACAGCGGCTGATATAGTACGCATATATTCTGAGTCTCTGTTGAAGACTGGGAGCTTGGAGCTCAAGGTTATAGTTGACTCTGTTATTTTGTGGTTATAT GCTGCCTTATGTAGCGCATATGTGAGGATTGCAAAAATGTGCCCCCCTCAAATTTGGAAGCCAGAGTGCCTTATTTATGTACTTTGCTCATCTGAGCCCATGTTTCAATTGATAGACTGCTTCAAAGTGGCAGTTTCCAGGCTTTCTCCTCACCTTGTTGGCAGGATTATTACAGATGATCGCGATATCAGTTTGTTGGCTTTTAGAGATACTGCAAATGAGATATCAACAGTTGGGGGGAAGAGACACACTCAGGGCACAGACACTTCAGTGACAAAGCGACAAAAGAGGGAAGATAAATTTACGGATTCTGGTAACAAAAGAGAGGAAGCTCGCAATCTATGTGGGTTTTCGGGAATTAGAGAAAAAGAATATGCTGATTTTCTGTTTAATTCTTTAAATCTATTGGTTGAATTTTTAAAACCTCCTGGGGAGAACTCTAATTCAATGAGGACAGAAACTGCCCTGACTGCTATTAGCATACTTTGTGTTGTTTTTTCTGAACATCCTCACACTGACCTTTCTATTTGCATATTTCGTCAAATGTGCAAGTGGATTTTTTGGATGTTTGAGCAG CTCCAGCAGGCAAAGCCAGGACATCCATTTACCATGGATATATCCATCTTCCTGGAAGCTGTTGACAGCCTGTTGCTCATGCAAG GGTCCCTTTCTGAAGAGAATAAGAATGAACTCTTTGAAAGTACGGGTGACATTGGAACTCTATTGCGCCCCGTGCTAAAGCTTTCATGGAATCATTCTTCTTCAACAATCGATTATTGCCCGCCTTGGAAGGCAAAGTGTCTGTCAATTCGAATTTTGTCTAAGATCGGGTCTATAGCTCACAGTGGAGTGGatcttgatgttttggacttgggGCTTCGTGATGAAGCAGAAGAAGTTAGAATTAAAGCTATTATTTATATGCCATTGATACTTCGATGCTGTGATGTTAATTTTCTGATGCATATGTTCAACAAACTGGA GATCCTggagaaagaaaaaaatgacCAAGTCAAGAAAATCATTCCCCTTTTTCTGGGTCATCTGGCATGCCTCTATGGATGTTATGAGGAAGCATCACTTGGTGATAGTAGATACAAACTATACTTGATGAATGATCTGGAGAAACAGGAATCTAAATTGGATAATCACTTTCAAGGATTTTGGTGTTCAAAGTGTGATGGTACTATAGCATTCAATCACCGATCCTGCTCGAAAGTTCCGTGGCCTAATGTGCAGAACACTAAATTTCTTTTGAATTGTGATTACACGCATTTGCAGTCTCTCTTTTTTGACCTCCTTTATGATGAATCATCGGAAGAAGTTCAAGTTGCTTGTGTGAGAATGATTCAGAGAATCCTTTTGCATGGACCTGTAGATATTTTacttaaaacaaaaacaaaatggcTTCAGTGTCTTGATTTTTTACTACTACACAGGAATAAAATTGTGAGGGAGACATTTTGTTCACAGATTGGTTTCTTCCTCGAGGATTCtgttttaaattgtttatttatcaGTGGGGGTTCTGCAAATATATCTAGGGAACAGGTGTTTATGGACAAGATAAAACATGCTTTTGCAGCTGCTGAAGATCCTCTGGTTTTGGAAACTCTAATAGAAACCGGAGCAACAATTATGCAAGCTGTTGATATTCATAGTCAACTGTTTCTCTTCACCCTTGTTCTGTTAATAGATCAGCTTGGCAATCCATACGTGACAGTGAGGCTAACTGCATCAAAGTTGATAAACAGATCTTGCTATGTCCACCATAGCGGGGGACTTGAACAACTCATTTCTAAAGTTGTGCATGTTCGAAATgaattgtattattttttatccaTGAAGCTTGCCTATCAATCAAAATTGGTAGAAGAGTTCTCTGCAGCTGTTCTTGGTGTGGAAACTGAAGAATTTGTCAAGAGAATGATTCCCATTGTTCTTCCAAGGCTTGTTGTTCTCCAACACAATAACGACCAAGCAGTATCCACTTTATGTGAGTTGGCCAAATACTCGAACACAGATATGGTACAACTGATTGTTAATTGGCTGCCTAAAGTGCTTGCATTTGCTCTTCACCAAGCTGATGGGAAAGAACTAAAATCTGCTCTGCAGTTCTACCATGAATACACTGGGTCTGATAACAAAGAAATCTTTGCAGCTGCTTTACCTGCACTTTTAGATGAACTTATATGCTTTACAGACGTAGATGAACTAGAAGAAATAAGTGAAAG ATTAGCCAGGGTTCCTCGAATGATAAAAGATGTGGCAGAAATTCTTACTGGAAGTGAAGATTTGTCAGGATTTTTGAGGAACCATTATGTTGGTCTGTTGAACAGCATTGACAGAAAAATGCTTCACGCAGAGGATATATCCTTGCAAAAACAAGCCATCAGGCGGATAGAGATGCtgattaaattaatgggctctCATCTTAGCACCTATGTACCAAAAATTATGGTCCTTCTCATGCATGCTATCAATAAGGATTGGCTCCAGGGTGAAGGTCTCTCGGTTTTGCATTTCTTCATAAAGCAATTGGCATTATTGTCACCGTCTAGCATTAAACATGTGATTTCCCAAGTTTTTGCTGCTCTAGTCCCTTTTCTGGAGAGAGAGACTGAAAATTCATTTTCCCACTTGCATAAAATTGTGGAGATATTGGAAGAGCTTGTGCTTCAGAATAAGGTCATCTTAAAGCAAAATATCCACGAGTTCCCTCCCGTACCCGACATTCCTGTTCTGATTAAAGTAAACAAAATGATTCAAGAAGCATGTGGATTGAAGACTCTGAAAGATCAGTTACGTGATGTTGTGGATGGATTAAATCATGATAACTTAAATGTGAGATACATGGTAGCATCTAAGCTAAGGAAATTGCTGGACCTGAATAGGGAAGAGTTTATAACTTTGCTCACTAAGGAGGGGGATCTAATGATGGATCTCGTGAGCTCTTTGATAACTTCATTACTTAAAGGTTGTGCAGAGGAATCAAGAACTTCAGTTGGACAACGTCTGAAGTTGATATGCGCTGATTGCCTTGGAGCACTTGGTGCTGTTGATCCTGCCAAAGTCAAGGGATTTGCCATCACTCGGTTTAAGATTGCATGTGCTGATGATGATTTAATATTTGAGTTGATCCACAAACATCTGGCCAGGGCTTTCAGAGCTGCACCTGACACCATCGTTCAAGATTCGGCTGCATTGGCTATTCAGGAGCTGCTAAAGCTCGCTGGTTGCCAGGCATCACTTGATGATAACATTTCAGAACAAAGAAAAGACAAACAACCCCGAAAGGTGGGAAAATCTTCTACCAAGGACACAAATGATTGCACTGAAATGGTTGGTAGGGGGCAGAGATTGTGGGACCGTTTTTCTGATTATGTCAAAGAGATTATAGCCCCTTGCTTAACCTCAAGATTCCAGCTGCCTAATGTGTCAGATTCCGCTGCTTCTGGTCCAATATACCGACCTTCAATGTCGTTCAGAAGATGgatatatttttggattaaaaaattAACTGTCCATGCCACTGGCTCCCGGTTTACAATTTTTAATGCTTGCCGAGGTATTGTGCGTCATGATATGCAAATTGCAATGTATCTTTTACCTTATTTAGTCTTGAATGCTGTATGTGATGGTACTGAGGAGGCACGCCGTGGAGTAACTGAGGAAATTCTATCAGTTCTTGATGCAGCAGCCTCTGATAATGGAACTATTTCTGTGCATGGTAGTAATTCTGGACAAAGTGAAGTGTGCATTCAAGCTGTGTTTACCCTTCTTGATAATCTAGGCCAATGGGTGGATGACGTTGAGCAAGAACTTGCCCTATCTCAGCCTGTTCAGTTATCTATCTCTAAGGAGCTAGCTGTCAAATCCAAGGATAGAAACACATCACTTCCAAAGGAATCACAACAAGCATTTGTGCAATGTAAGCATGTATCCGAACTCCTGGATGCAATTCCCAAGGTATATCTTGCTAAGGCCTCTGTCAGGTGTCAGGCTTATGCCAGATCTTTATTATACTTTGAGTCTTATGTGCGGGAGAAGTCAGGAGCTTTCAATCCTGCTTCTGAAAGGAGTGGTGTCTTTGACGATGAAGACATCTCTTATCTAATGGAAATATACAGTGGATTAGATGAGCCAGATGGGTTGTCTGGTCTGGCATCTTTGCGCAAGTCAAAGAGCTTGCAAGACCATCTCCTGATTAATAAAAAGGCAGGAAACTGGGCTGAAGCTCTGACTTCTTGTGAGCAAGCTTTGCAGATGGAGCCCACTTCTGTTCAGAGGCATTCTGATGTCCTTAACTGTTTGTTGAACATGTGTCATTTACAGGCCATGGTAACTCATGTTGATGGATTACTTTCGAGGGTTCCTCTATACAAGAAAACATGGTGTACACAAGGTGTTCAGGCTGCATGGAGGCTTGGGAGGTGGGACTTGATGGATGAATACCTAAGTGGAGCTGATGAAGAAGGATTACTTTGTAGCAGCTCTGAGAGTAATGCTCTTTTTGACTTGGATGTTGCAAAAATTCTTAATGCAATGATGAAAAAGGATCAATTTTCTGTTGCTGAGAAAATTGCATTATCGAAACAAGCTCTTATTGCTCCTCTTGCTGCTGCTGGGATGGATTCTTATGCACGAGCTTACCCATTCGTCGTCAAGCTTCACTTGCTTCGGGAGCTGGAGGACTTTAATTCGCTTCTAAATGGTCAGTCTTTTTTGAGTAGAAGATTCCATCTTGGTGAACCAGAGTTCTCTAGAGTTTTGGAAAACTGGGAGAGTCGATTGAAACTTACGCAGCCATCTCTTTGGACTAGAGAACCGCTTTTGGCATTTCGAAGGCTTGTTTTTTGTGCCAGCGGTCTTGATTCTCAAGTTGGTAACTGCTGGATACAGTATGCAAAGCTGTGTCGATCAGCTGGCCATTATGAAGTTGCAAATAGAGCAATTTTAGAAGCCAAGGCAGCAGGTGCTTCCAATTTTAACATTGAGAAAGCGAAGCTCCTGTGGATCAATAAGAGGGCTGATGGTGCCATAGCGGAGTTGCAACAATCACTTCTCAACATGCCTGTGGAAGTTGTTGGCTCTGCTGCTATTTCGTCAATCACTAGCCTCTCTGTTGTTCCTCTTAACCCTCCGCCTTTACTGGTAGATACTCAATCGATGAATAAAAATGAAGATGTGGCAAAGACCCTCCTCTTATACTCGAGGTGGATTCACTACACTGGGCAAAAGCAGAAGGAAGATGTAATAAGTCTGTATTCTAGGGTGAAGGAACTCCAGCCCAAGTGGGAGAAAGGATACTTTTATATGGCAAAATATTGCGATGAAGTGCTTGTTGATGCTAGAAAGCGCCAGGAGGACCATTCTGAACAGTCTCCAAGAGTGAGACAATCCATTTCAGCTGTTGTCTCATCGACTAATGTGAGTACTGAGAGAAGGTGGTGGACTTACCTTCCTGATGTTCTTTTGTTTTATGCGAAGGGACTACATAGGGGGCACAAGAATCTCTTTCAAGCCCTACCAAGGTTGTTAACATTGTGGTTTGACTTTGGAAGTTTTTATCACAGAAATAATTTGTCATCCAATAAAGATTTGGCGAATGTTCACGGGAAG GTTATGAGCATCATGAGAGGGTGTTTAAAGGACTTGCCCACCTACCAGTGGTTAACTGTCTTGCCTCAGTTAGTTTCAAGAATTTGCCACCAGAATGAAGAAACTGTCCGCTTAGTGAAACACATTATTACTTCTGTGCTCCGTCGATATCCACAGCAAGCTCTATGGACCATTGCAGCTGTTACAAAATCCACAGTTTCTTCAAGGAGGGAGGCTGCTGCTGAGATTATACAAGCTGCAAGAAGAGGACCCAATCAGGGAGGTTCGAACTCTATGTTTGTGCAGTTTGCCACCCTAGTTGATCATCTCATAAAGCTGTGTTTTCATCCAGGCCAAGCAAAGGCAAGGACGATTAACATTTTGACTGAATTTAGCGCCCTTAAGAGGCTGATGCCTGTGGATATCATAATGCCTACCCAGGAATCTCTTACTGTTAATTTACCTCCATGTGATACGAATCTAACTGATTCTGGTACATCTGATATCTTTTCACATTCGGATCTTCCGACAATATCAGGAATAGCTGATGAGGCCGAGATTCTTTCCTCGCTTCAGCGTCCAAAGAAA ATAATTCTCATGGGCAGTGATGGAATTGAACGTCCATTTCTATGCAAACCAAAAGATGACCTAAGAAAAGATGCACGCATGATGGAGTTCAATGCAATGATAAATCGTCTGCTATGCAAGTGTCCTGAAAGTCGTCGGAGGAAGCTTTATATTCGTACTTTTGCAGTGATTCCATTGACAGAAGATTGTGGTATGGTTGAGTGGGTCCCTTACACTCGTGGACTCCGACATATTCTCCAGGACATTTACATAAGCTGTGGAAAGTTTGACAGACAGAAAACAAATCCTCAAATTAAGCGTGTTTATGATCAATTCCAAAGTAAAATGCGAGAAGACGAAATGCTGAAGACCAAAGTTTTGCCAATGTTCCCTCCAGTCTTCCATAAATGGTTCCGAAACACATTTTCAGAACCAGCTGCATGGTTTAGGGCTCGGATAGCGTATGCACATACTGCAGCAGTTTGGTCCATGGTTGGTCATATCGTTGGCCTTGGGGATAGGCATGGTGAAAACATTCTCTTTGACTCTACCACGGGCGATTGTGTGCATGTGGACTTTAGTTGCTTGTTTGACAAAGGCCTTCAGTTGGAGAAACCAGAGTTGGTGCCTTTCAGGCTGACACAG AACATGATTGATGGGCTAGGGATAACTGGATATGAGGGCATTTACCTCCGGGTTTGCGAGATCACCCTCTCAACGCTACGCAGTCACAAGGAGACACTCATGAGCGTCTTGGAAACTTTCATCCACGATCCCCTCGTGGAATGGACAAAAACCCACAAGTCCAGTGGGGTAGAAGTACAAAACCCCCATGCGCAG CGAGCCATCAATAATATCGAAGCACGTCTGCAAGGAGTTGTGGTTGGTGTTGGTGCAGCGCCCTCTTTGCCTCTTGCCGTTGAAGGACAAGCTCGCCGTCTGATCGCAGAGGCAGTTTCACTTAAAAACCTGGGAAAGATGTACATATGGTGGATGCCTTGGTTTTAG